The region CCATTTGGACCAAGACAAATGTACAATGAGAAATTTAAAAAGAATAAGGTGGACGTATGTGATGCTAGAGGAGTGATTGGTTTCTTACAAAATTTGAAGGAAAAGGATCCTGACTTGATGTGGAAACACACCTCTAATGAGGAAGGAAGGTTGGACAAGTTGTTTTAGAGTGATGGAATCAGTCGGGACAACTATTTATTGTTTGGGGATGTGTTGGCATTTGATGCCACATACAAGAAAAACAAGTACAAGCGGCCACTTGTGCTTTTCTCTGGAGCTAATCATCACAATCAGACAATTATATTTGCTGCAGCTTTAGTTTCTGATGAGAAAGAGGAGACATATGTTTGGTTGCTTCACAATTTGTTAGATGCAATGCAAGGGAAAGCACCGGTATCAGTAATCACAGATGGAGATCTAGCAatgaaaaatgcaattaaaattGTGTTTCCAAATGCGCATCACAGGTTATGTGCTTGGCATCTTCTTCGGAATGCAGTGAGCAATGTTGCAGAACCCAAGTTTGTTCAAATGTTTTCAAGATGCATGCTTTGGGATCTTGAAATTGTGGAGTTTGAGGACAGGTGGGCTCAAATGGCTATTGAATGTGGGTGTGAAGACAATGTTTGGGTTCAGGATTTGTATAAGCGGAGGAAGATGTGGGCTGCTGCATATATGCGGGGTGAATTCTTTGTGGGCTTTCGTACAACCTCTCGGGTTGAGGGATTACATGCCCAAGTTGGGAAGTTTGTAGACTCATGGAACAATTTGACTGATTTTATGCATAACTTCTTTCGATATATGAGTTATCAGCGACAAAGGGAACTTGAAGCATATTTTGCATCAATGCACGGTGACCATGTGCCGCAAACACAATTGAAGAGGCTTGAAAAGTCAGCTTCCAACCATTACACGGACAACATTTCCAGGCTTGTCTCTAAGGGTCTTCACCGGTGTTTGATGCTCAAGGTTAGTCTTTTCAAGGAGACTTCAACTTGCATCATTTACTTTGTTGAAAGGTTTTCTCTGTCTAGTCGGAGATGGAATGTGACTTTGTGCAAAACAACCAGTGAGTTCAAGTGCTCTTGTATGAGGATGGAATCATATGGCATTCCATGCGACCATATTCTTGCTGTTTGTAGATATCTAGACCTGCCTGAAATTCCCTCATCATTAATTCTGGGGAGATGGACCAAGGATGCAAAAGAGGGGCTTGAGTTGTGTGGGGAACAATTGGGTGCATGAGACCCCATGGATCTATGTAGATTTACTGTATTGAGGGAAAACTGCAGGCGAATGTCTAAAGCAGCATGTAGAGCACCGGAAACATTCCGGGACACAAATGAACTGGTTCTAAAGCAAGCAAGGAGGTTGGAGAAATTGGAGAAAGGTGATGGAGTGAAACAAACTGTACATGTGGTGGCCAATGATCCTGAACAGTACTTGCGTGACTCACTTAAACCCATCAAAAGGCGCATTGGTAGTGCCTCTAGAGGTAGTGGACCGGGGAGGCGTACTTCCCACTGTGGTCTTTGCGGCGGGGCAGGGCATAATCGGAAAACATGTCTACGGGCTACACAGTGAAGTGAGTATTTTGACTTTCTTCATGTTTTTCATATGCATTTATGTACATGGTTCTGCTAGTGGCCTAGGCATTTTGACTTACTTCATGATGTTCATGTGCAACAAATGTAAAATTACATGAACAAAACATATTTTGCTTTCTACCACTTACTTGTAATTGGCCTCTGTTTTTGTCATCTCACAGGTTGAATTGTGCAATcttggaagggaatcacacagTCTATCTTGGAAGGGGAACCTCGCATGTGGAAGTTGGATGCTCTTTGTAATGAGCTTTAGTAATATGCAATTCAATTCATGGATTTGTAATTTTCCTATTCACAAACTTGTGATACTTTGTGGGGATTTGTAATGTTGTTTTATTTGAACCATCAGTACTTTAAATGGTTTGTTTTCAAATTCATTCATGGTACCATACGCATGGTTATGATAGATTCATTTAATTCGTGACTTTTGGTTATAAATTTTGGAGGTTTGAAATTTACCAGTATGCAATATATATTTGCCCACCATTAAGAACTAGTTATATTATATGGATAATTACGTCCATCTCTAGCTGCCAAAGTGTTGAGTctagctttttttttatttagctGCCAAAGTGTTGTAGATATTATACTTAGAACATCCACAATCATAATATTTATCCACAATCGTAATGTAATTTTGGATGTGGATATTTATTTAGCTTTTAGGGAGAGGTCTTTTTTATCATCTTTTTGCATATTAATATTAACTTAGGTCCATTAACTTAATTTGGGAGAGgtatttttatcatatttttccTTAACCGTGGTTGTTAAGTTGTTTTCCTTGTAATGGAAAGTATATGTAATGGAAAGTATATGCCCAACACAACGTGAACTTCATTGAAATAGTAATGGCCATACTTGGCTAGAAAATGGAAGAGGGAAGAGGGACACAGGGGATGACAACAAAAAGTACAAAAAGAGGGTCATGGGGGACTCACAAAAGTACAAATTATTTTGTTCACACGGGCAAAGCTTCCGGCAAAGCATGATACGAAATCATTCACCCACGGCGGTCAGCTGCGCGCGATATCGAGATGGCAAAAACATCTTCAAAAACTGTTGGCATGCAATAGAGATGGTCTCCAGGCCCAACATGATTCTCCACCTTGAAATCATACCAACCCTTTGCAAATGAACACTGGTTTCCAGTGGGATAGTGCCACGACACCTTGACAGTATAAAGCTTCACATACTCACATACTCATATACCCAAATAACCTTTTTTATTTCCTATCTAACCACATTTCCGCAAACCATGCAGGAACAGCCTACATGAAGTCACAAAATTAACATTGTGAAAATTAACATGTAAGAAAAACAAGTGTAAAGACATAATAGTAGTGGTGGAAATTCATGAATGGGTTTAACAATGGTTGTAAGAAAAAAGGCTTACCAATGCTTGGCCCTTTTTAGCTTGAGACTTTGTAATGGGTTTAACAAAGCCTGGACCAAATGGAAGTTCACCTACCCTAACCTCCTTCCCAACAAACCTTGGATCATTGCTTCGAATCCATCCATAAGGGTAATCATCAGAACCATCAGAATCACTTTCATAGTAAACCTCATCCTCAGAATCAGATGAGATGTCAATAACCTCAGATTCGACTAAGGGGGGGAATCGACGAGAGCTTGCCATTGAGGGACAATTGAGAGAAGGGGAGCAGGAaataagaagagagaaaggggaCACGGCAGCTGCTAATTGAGAGAGCTAGTTGTGGTTTTTGTGGTTTTGCTAGATGGGAAATATTGACCTTTATAGATAAAGTTGTGGGGGGAGGGGGGAGGGGTGGGTGAGGACTTTGGGAATGATGGTGTTGGGAACCTATACATGCAACAAAAAAGCtgggaaaaagaaaaagttgtTTCAAAAGTTTGACATTTGACCACACAGAAAACAGTAAAATGATTTATGACAACATTGATAGCATTGACAGTTTCAATAGGGGAGGGGAGTTATTTTTCATAGCATTGACAGCATTGATATCATTTAAATGCAAAATATTGAATGgaaaaatttaaaagaaaatgttGTTTCAAAAGTAAATGCATTCAACACCAGATCATGTAATTCAACCAAATAGTCAATAGTTGGGGGTTAGATCAGATTCCAACAAAAAGGTGAcaaaaaatggtaaaacaatGCATTGCCTATCATAGGAAATTCAATGCATTGtgttaccaccaccaccaaacgcATCATTGTTGTAAAGTTATATTTTACAGAACCAAAATCTGTGCAACATAAAAATGCAGCCAAAAAATAATACTTGCCCTGCCCTACAACCACATACTTCACAAAGTCGCAGCCACCCCTTCAACATCAGCGGTGTGACATGCATTCCAGAAGACAGTGGCCTTCTCCTCCAAGCTCCTCCGAGTGTCATTGTGCTCACCACATAACAGAGAGGTTGCAGTGTTCATGCGAACAACCCTTTCATTTGGCTGGGATAAGAAAATAAACAGAAATTAATTCTAACAACAAACACAATCACAAAACAGCCATAAACCATGAGGAGGACTATTTACTTACACAGCCAGATCGATTGGGATTAAACCTAGAACCCAACTCAAGCCAACTTAACAGCCACACAGCTTAATCATGGCTGCATAATAACATGGAAGAGTTACCGAAACTTagacaaaattaagaaattaaatgTATGCAGTTCAATTTCAAAAGGGACTACCTGCTACCAGTATTGAGGATACCCCTTGCTTTCTTTAGCTTCCAAGAATGAAAGTTCACAATTTTCCGGTAAAAGTTAGTTTCCTCATATTTGTCCTCTGTGCTCATCATTTCCACCAATGTGTTGCACTGAAACAATAAGAgcaaacaaattaaagtaagttgCTAGAATGTAAATAGTATTCAGATTCAAGTGAAGTATCATATAAACATTACCAATGTTTTCATGGATGCACATCTAACCGTTATGTCCTCCTCATTAAGATGAGAATCCAAGTGATAAATGGTGTAATCCCCAATGGAAATGATGCACAAATACCAATGGTCAGATTCAGTCTTGATAGGAATGTAGATCTACATATGCAAGTAAATGTGTTAAAAGGTGAATCACAATCATTAATGATACACAAGAAACTTAAACAAAGCTTACATATTTCAGAGTGTTGTATGGATACATGAATGGCCTCAAGTATTCCTTACACAATTTCTCAACAGAAAAGCCCTTGTAAACATCCTCTTATTTTAACAATAAAAACATATAAGAATTCAATAACATCAATAATATCATGCAGATCAGGATCAGTAACTCTTTCAAATCTTACCACAAAACCTGGGGGGAAGCACCAGATAGTATCATCCATGAGATAGCTTTGTTCACGCATGATCTTGACAGCAACCAAGGTTATAATCTGTTTTGCAGATTTATAAACAAATCAAACACCGATGAAAATAAAGCAGTAAAGCTAAAATAATGAATCACAAACCTTGTCAGTTATTTCCTGCCCGGGGATGAGGCAATCAAAGTCCCTTCTCACAGCTTCATAACGACCCATACTCAACAACAGCTCACTGAGCAAAGAATTCAGCTCATTAAAATATCACCATAATACAAAATACAGTTATAACAAATAGGAATAAGTATTAAACACACTCTGGGTCGCTATCCTCTTCAAATAAGTATGTAGCAACCTGAGTATCAGTCAATAACAAGTCCAACTCTTCAGGGACTGGAAACTTTGGCCTGGCACTCTGACATTAAAACATGAACTAAACTTAATCAGCTTTtgcaaataaaaaacaaataaaaagcaAAATTTCCTGTGCATAAACAGAAGTATACCTTTGGAACAAGTGGAGGAGGTAGATGGCGCATGTAGAGCCTCGCTTGGGTCACTGGATTGATCGATTGGGGGCCAGTGATAGGACTTCGAAAAGTAGCTGAAGAGCTAGAAGCTCTTTTGGATGAGGGTGGTGTGACAAACAGCCTAGACCTTGTTTGCTCTACTTCTTGCCTAACAAAGACACCAACAAGTCCCTACAATATAGCAGATCTTATTAGTTACTTAAGAAAAATTGCAGATAGAGGggtaaaaaatttattaatgaacaTACCTCTACAGATGTAGCATTTCTGAAACTTTTTTGTAGCCAAAGGTGTAAGTATGCCTTTGCTTGGGTTGGAACCAGCTGAGTCagtatttttttcttcacattCATTCTTCTCAAAGTCCAAATCAATGTTGATTACATCATTTTTCAGGATCTCAGATGTTGCCCTtgcatttttccttttctttttggaaCCAGCAGACTCAGCAGGAGCTTTAGACTTAATACCACATTTTGGGGTTTATTCTCCAAGGTTTGGTTTGTCAACCATGCTGAGAAACTTGTCTACCCTCTCCATGTTACCATGCATCACAGTCTGAATCTGGTGAAATTCCTGTAGACGGTGGTCCACTTCATGGCTACCTTCACAGAACCAGCAAGATCCATCACAGTAGCGGTCAGCTGTTTAACATCAGTAGACAACTGAGTTTGATCAAGAGCCTCCTTAGTCAAGGTATCAAggctgaaataaaaaaaaacagaagaaataATGGGGAAAAGTTATTtggggaagagaagaaatgatggACAAATAACCCAACAATCAGAATATGCAGAATAACTAGCCTTCCTTCCCCTCCATTCAATGGAGTATTCAGGCTAGGTTCATCATTGGGTATCTTTCTAGGGTTAGGGGAAGACATCACTAACATGAAGAAAACTTACAAAAACCCCAAATGTTAAAGAGGACATAAGAGAAGAGTGTGAATAGCCTTCAACCGAATGTGGGGGTGAATAGCCGAATAGTCAATTTAATAGAACAGAAATTAGGGTTTAGTATGTCAACAACTCAAGTCAGGTCACTTCCAACTGGGTTGGGTACCCCACACGTGAGCTAGGGATATAAACTACATCATTACATAGTACTAAGATTTTCCTTAAAAAGTACTAAGATTATAACTAGAACCAAGAACCAAGTACCCCACATTCAGATTACTATATTATGTGTGAATAAAGGACCCCACAAACAggaaattgaaaatttaaattagaaTAGGTCAAAATACATTAATACAAGTTATATTATAAATTCGAATACAACATACAACACTGGGGTCCCAACAACGGTCCATTAAACATAGGAAAGACTTAATACAACATAAATAAAACACTTAAGAAATTTACGAAACCACATAAAGAGTGGCCATGATTCCAATGAAAATACCAAATAAAACACAACACATGGTAACCCACAACCAGTTCATTGCTCCACCATCCCTCTTTTTCTCAAGCCCACAACCTTTGAGAGGCTCACAACCTCCATAACCTCCATCTTTTACAGCCTCACTCAATGTAGGACACATTGAGGCTGCAGATGGAGTTGTGGTTGAAGGGGATGGACGAAAGTGTAGATCACCCTCCCAGTAAACATGTCCCAATTCCCTTACTGCTGTCCGAGGAAACTTTCTCAACGATTCCTTGGCCAGAAATTTCATCCACGCGCTGGCAGCCTCCTCACAAGTGAAGTATTTTTCATGAATATTGTCAGGGTAGCAATAAACTTGGCGATTTACTTCAGCCCAAGTTCTGTAAATGTCCGGTTCTCTACCCACAAACACAACGTATTTCCCCATTCCCTCACTACTTGGTGTTTCCATTTTTTAGAAGTTGTATGTAGGAACCGTTGCTTATATATATCTAAGATATTAATTACAATATTTACTATGTACCTAACCGTAACATAACATATTATATTCTGAAAGTGAACCACATAGTGACAAGCCTCCGCACGCTGACAGATAGCCTGCGGTGGAGCGGCAGAGTAGGCTTTAACCTACACCTGACGGGAAGACAGGTGAGGACAACTGTACTAGTTCAAATTCAAGTTAAAGCACATCACGTGCTTAGTTAGCTGAACACGCATCATGCGTGTCAGCAAAATGAGGGTAGAAGAGGGTAGAAGACAGGTCTGATGGGACAAATGAGATaagtattaataattaataaatatttataattacataatagtctattaataaatattaataattaatctaTCTTTTctgataaaaattaattaaatattgtttattatttaaaagaatatttataataaatatttattatgtttattaaatattattaagtattaattttttttaataattattaagtaatatttattataattaaaatataataattaaaatattaaaaaaattattgtaattacaatataataattaataaataatatttattataattaataaaaacaaatttaaatacttaataaattaataaatgtttattatatttattaatatgttattttttaaaattcaaatttcatAAGCACGGACCTGGACCAGTTTTTGTTGGCCCAGATGGGAGAcgcaaacaaaaaaaaacccatcTGGCCCATGAGACGCAAAAAACGAATACTTACAAAAACTTCTTGGGCCACTTCGCTCAACCCGCTCCGCTCCttccttcttcatttttttttttaaaaatatactcTTCCTTCAAGCATACCCAGATAAACCTGGGTTTCATGTCTTCACCATGATCCTCCTTCAAGCATACCTTCAAGCACACCCAGATCCTCCCTTGTTTTAACACAAACAAACCAAATCTGTTAGTATTCATTCAATCCAATAATTGATCAAACTAACCAAATCCAATCGCATAATCTACTCATACATGCACTAAATTGAAAAGCCCCAAATTCAACCCTAATTTCAGAATAACAACGTCAACCCTGATTTGAAAAGCCCCAAATTCAACCCTAATTTCAGAATCCCTAATTTCAGAATAACAACGTCAAATCCCTAATTTCAAAAAACCCAAATTCAACCCTAATTTCATAAATAACGTCAAATCCCTAATTATAAAACACCCAAATTCAACCCTAATTTCAGAAGAATTTTAATTCAATAAtttcaaaccctaatttcaacTCTAAAACGGATAGAAATAGCTTTAATCTGGCAAAACGACACTCAAATCACCAATTTCTTTCAAAAATACAAAATCCCAAATTTGAACACAGAAGGGGAGGACAACTTACACTTCGGTCAAGGGAGAAAAGGCAACGCGATGTGTTACAAGGTATTCGCAGAATCTGGAGACGAATCAACCACCACTTCGAAGTCGGGCTTCGAATGAAGGTGGGTTTGAACGGAAGATGGGTTTCGAGGAAGGTGGGTTTGGAGGAAGAGGAAATGAGACGCAGGACGATCTCGGGCTTCGAACGAAGGTGGGTTTCAACGGATGATGGGTTTCGACGAAGGTGGGTTTGGAGCAAGAGGAACGACGACGAGAACGCTAGATCTGAGCGACGAGAACCCTAGATCTGATTTGGCCGCCTTCGATGAAGGTGGGTTTCCATGAAGGTGGCCATGAACCCGGAACCATGAACCCTAGTAGAGTTCTCTAGAAGGGTCTCAAtgagttttgattttgatttctgGGTGTATTAGGGTTGAGGGTATAGTCTTTGGTTGATTTAGATCtgattttgaaaatgaaagtgaGTGGGTAGCTGGAGTAATTGAAGTGAGTAAATGGGAGTAAATTAATGATTTTTTGGTGTAATTAGTTggagtaattaattaattaagtgaTTTACCTTTTCATTTTACCTCCCCCAATTACCACTTGAGTTTACCTTCAATTAACTACTAACCTTTACTTACTTActaaatcatttattttttatatattaattatttgttttttcgAATATTCAAAAATTACAATATTACCTTCAGTACCAGGTAAACAGGTAGTGGTCTAACTTTAGACCATAAAAAACTGGTCCATATTAAATTTTTCCCTGTGCCAACCCAATCAGCACATGCATggtttcccttttttttttttgtgaactaAGAGCATGATTTTGTTGACCAAAAAAGAGAGGCATGGTTTTCCAATTTCCCCCAAGGTATTACATCTTCTTTAGGAACCATAATTAGCTTTGTCTAAAATGAATTCTGaacataattatttttaacaaaaGTGAGTTGAAAGAACATAATGTTGTATTTGGAAAACTCTTATATTGAAATTATATATCTTCATGATTGTTTTAGCATTTGATTTTTATGTAATATTTAACAGAACACAAAATACTGtctttaataaaataattggtGTTATTTTAAGTTTACATTTATGATTTGCTATGTTGAATACATAACATAATAATGTAAGACTTGTTTCAACCCAAAGATAACACTAATTAACATTGGTGTCTCGGCTCTCTCTATTTGCTCCATGAATTCTTATGCATTTCTCTTCAAAGTACAAAACAAACCACCAACAACATATATagttcaatattcaatattatGATCTACTAAATAAAAGTACAAAACCAACGTGCTGAGAAATTCTAGTTAAGAGGTCTTTGTAAATACAGCTACGTTAAATATTTTATACGAAAGAGTTTTGCCTTTATGGCTCATAAAGATCCTAATTCCTACCAGCTCGAATTAGGATTCATGAGCTAGGGCCTTGCTGATGGCCAAGGCAATATTGCACAACTGGCGAAACCCAACACTCTTCTTAGAGAGAACATCATCAGCACCGGGGATCGACGCATCACAGGTATCAATGGCGGCCAGCGCCGCGCGCAGCCACAGCTGAGCATCATGTTTGGCACCACTCAAAAGCGCCGCGACAGTGTCCTCAAGCTGACCCTCAGCATCCAACAACGTCTCCTTGCAGTCAGCCAAGCCCTGTTGAACATCAGGGTCCAAATCAGGATTATCAATCATCATCTTGGCGTCGGTTAGTATCCCCGTCGCGTTTGCCGCCGCCATCTTCAGCGACATCATTGCTAGATCTGTTAGGCTGGCTTTTGCGCTTGTTGGGTCCGAAGATAGCACCTTAATGCAGGCAGCCTTGTCAGGTGTGTCTGCACATACTTTTTCAATTAGCTTTTTGCCTTTGAGTTCCTTAGCTGCAGCGGTTTGGTGATGCACTAAAATGAGGCATGTTGTCATCAAGATCAGCGATAAACAACGTTTTGCAAtggtttccatttttttttgtctagtATTCTGTAATGCAATGTTGGTTTCTGTTTATAAACTGCTCAGAGGAAGGTTAAGTG is a window of Lotus japonicus ecotype B-129 chromosome 5, LjGifu_v1.2 DNA encoding:
- the LOC130719821 gene encoding protein FAR1-RELATED SEQUENCE 5-like, with protein sequence MSSHTQESRSNPRIDEAALDSSAQEGEKEADEEQESGDEQGIDSDEEEGEKEAENGQSENVDVEPPSEIAINGLEDLGIVNFKQLSVNDIVTYHFPDREVAYLFYSWYARMHGFAARKAKVLKNNHRDVIQQRFVCFREGKRKEKAEPEVDGHAGEKRKRFPKKSTRCECKAYCQVHVHKDNKRWHVRSVCDDHNHVLVEEKLIGLAPTHRRMNEADITQLNCFRKSGITTPQTYGVFANQMGGYQNVPFGPRQMYNEKFKKNKVDSDGISRDNYLLFGDVLAFDATYKKNKYKRPLVLFSGANHHNQTIIFAAALVSDEKEETYVWLLHNLLDAMQGKAPVSVITDGDLAMKNAIKIVFPNAHHRLCAWHLLRNAVSNVAEPKFVQMFSRCMLWDLEIVEFEDRWAQMAIECGCEDNVWVQDLYKRRKMWAAAYMRGEFFVGFRTTSRVEGLHAQVGKFVDSWNNLTDFMHNFFRYMSYQRQRELEAYFASMHGDHVPQTQLKRLEKSASNHYTDNISRLVSKGLHRCLMLKVSLFKETSTCIIYFVERFSLSSRRWNVTLCKTTSEFKCSCMRMESYGIPCDHILAVCRYLDLPEIPSSLILGRWTKDAKEGLELCGEQLGA
- the LOC130721505 gene encoding pectinesterase inhibitor-like codes for the protein METIAKRCLSLILMTTCLILVHHQTAAAKELKGKKLIEKVCADTPDKAACIKVLSSDPTSAKASLTDLAMMSLKMAAANATGILTDAKMMIDNPDLDPDVQQGLADCKETLLDAEGQLEDTVAALLSGAKHDAQLWLRAALAAIDTCDASIPGADDVLSKKSVGFRQLCNIALAISKALAHES